A window of Glycine soja cultivar W05 chromosome 2, ASM419377v2, whole genome shotgun sequence genomic DNA:
TCTCGTAGTGTATATTTTGTTCAAGTCAATATAGAgtagttaaaacttaaaagaaagacaAACTTGTCGATCTTAACAATAAATGGTCATTATCTAAACTACGTTAAgtcctttattatttttattttattttattattccatTCTAGCAGGAGACTTTTGTTTATAAACTTGgtctatataatttatatagtctaagttattaaaaaaatgatatattgtagttttatgtaaaataatacaaaattatacGTGAATTTAAGTATCAATGTATAtcgaaaaactaaaacaatgaTATGATTTACACCAAGTATAAAGAAGAGATTTTCCAGTAACATATCGTGTTGGTTGGGATAGGTcatctttaaatattaattttagccACTTAAGAGACCCAGTTTGATGGTCTTGCATCTGAAGATGTGGCCGATAATTGGGCCAATGATTTCTTGTGGCAAAGCTATTACCTTTATAGCTAGAAACGACTTTAGAACATGTGACAGATTGATACAAGAGAGAGCCTAAAGCTATGACAAAAAGTGAAACTCTTCTATTGCAGATTATTGTCGTTTCATTAATCTTCAATGCGGTTAATGGTTTTGACAGCATTCATTTAAATCTGATGTTCATTTTCTGACATTCCCTTTATTACTTATACTTACTAGCTTTTtactggatttttttttttatcgtgtGGTAGGTATATAAAGTATGTACTTCATCAAAGAATTTTAGGgtgattatttttaatagaagTTCTTCTttcaatcatatatttttccttaaatAGTATGTTTGAGTCTAGTTCTAATCAACacaatcaagaacaattttcaagtttataaaCTTAATTACAAACTTCTAAAATAGaagaacataattaaaaaagtttaaatagtATTGAAATATAGATTAATTAATGTAAGATTATTTCAAATTAACTAGTAGTCTGGGTTTTTGGTTCTAAGTATATTGATgcattaaatacttaaaataaaagttttatattaagAGAAATACTTATAATCTATAAAAGAAATTTAGGGAGTGAAGAGATATTCGAATAGAATTAATTGCTCTAGTGTTGAAGGACAAGTCTTAATGATAgcacaattttcaattttttactaGCAAGGAAGTTTACAACTACTATGAAACAGACAAaccagtgaaaatgaaaagtaTGTGGTCCcaagaaatatttgaaaaatcaaaaaattggGACCTGAGAatgtaaggaaaaaaattataaaaaataagaaagggaCAAGAAGCGATGTGTCCACTTCCAATACCAGCCAGTCATCGATACTCCCTCCCTCTTCTTGTTACATAAGTTCTTGTTTAGGCCATTTGAGCATAGAATTCTCAATCACAATTttaatcttacttttttttttttaattttaccagCTAACCAGCCATCAAGCACACTCCCAGGTATGCACTTGCTTCCTTTGTGATGTTTTCATATATATCACTGTTTAGAAGTCATGTCACATAATGTTTTAGTTCAGGTAACAGAATTTGTTACATGTTGGTGTTTAATTGAAACTGATGTCTTAGGATAAACTAAAAAAGAACAATTCTGATTATCTGAATTAAGCTTATAGATAGTATTGGCAACATTTGTTAATACCTTAGAAAAATCAGATGGATGGTGCAGAGCTTGgtagcaaaagagttggatcagTTAAAGCTGCTGTTAACTTCTATGATGATAAGGTATGTTTAGCTTTCAGATAACAGAAGCAACCCTCTCTTGtgtatttaaaatttgtgaACTATTGAGGCATTCTTTTagtaaatctttattttttttctctcaatatcCTCAGAAGCCCTCTTCAAGAACAAGGGAACTCCACAGAGCAAGAAGGGATATTGGAAGGTACAAAGAGAGCAAATGGACTGCAGAATCTGTAACAGCTCAAGCAGAACCTGAGCTTTCGAATGCGAAGAAGACAGCAGAACATCTTTCTTCTATGATTGAGGAGTCAAGTTACAAGGCAAAAACACAAATGATAGATGTAGAAAGCCTAGAGAAGAGGGGGAAGAGCCAACACGGGGCAATTGTTGTTGCAAAGAGAAATGAGAATTATGAGTATGCACAAGTCATGAGAGAGTTGGAATATCTCAAAAAGGAATTGTTCAAGCTTAAGCTTGATGTGGCTTCTGTGATGGATCAGAAATCCAGGGCAGAGAAGGAAATTGAAGCATCGAACTCTAAGATGTTATCATGTTTAACAACTGCAGAAGAGCTTAGAAGGGAGATTGAGGAGGCCAATGAGGAGCAAGTACTTGCTGAACTAGCTAGGATCGAGGCTTCGAAAGAACTTGCAGATATTGAGGCCCAGAGAGAAAAGGAAgcaaatcaattttcattcaatttGGAAATTGCGAGGAGAAAGTTGAAGGAGGCCATTGAAGAGATTGATGAGTCAAAGGAGCTTGAAATGAAATTGGCTGTGACAATATCAGATGTTGATTTCTTGCAGAACGAGTTAAAGTCAGTTAAGGATATGAATAAAAGGGTTCAAGGAGATGGGAGTGTAAAGCAATTGGAAGGAATTTTCAGGAAAGGGGAGGAATCAGAATACTCTATAGTGTTACAAACTATAACGGAAGAATTGGAGGCAGCTAGGAAAGAATTAGCTTTGGTTAGAGAAGAAGGTTTTCAGTTTATGGCCTCTATGGATGTCATAAGAAATGAGTTGAAGCATGTCACTGCTGAGACAGATCGGTTGAAGAAGAAGGAAGGGAAAGTGGACTCAACAGTTCAAAATCTCAATTCCAAGATTTTGAGAGCAAAATCTAAATTAGAAGCTGTGTCTGCTGCAGAGGAAAAGGTGAGATCTATAGTCATGAGCCTGTCTCATACTCTTGAAAAGCTGAAGACAGAAACAGCAGAtgcaaaaaaggaaaatgaggATGTAAGCCAAGAGGTTGCAGCCAGCAAGGAAGAGATTCAAAAAGTTGAGTTTGAGATAGACATGACAGAGGAAAGATTGCAAGGCATCATGCAAGAGCTGGAAGTAGCCAAAGCATCAGAAGCTCTAGCCTTAGAGAAGCTGAAAACTCTTACTGAGACCACCATGAGAGAAAGAGCTTTAACAACACAGCATAGTTCCATGATCACTATCTCAAAATTTGAGTATGAGTATCTAACAAATCATGCAGCCTCAGCACAAGAAATTGCTGATAAAAAAGTAGCAGCGGCTGAGGCATGGATTGAAGCTCTCAAGGCCAGCGAGAAGGAAATACTGATGGAAACAAAAATAGCTCAAAGAGAACTCAAAGAAACAAAACTGGAGCAAGAACAGGAGGTTTACACGAAAGAGAAGATGCTTTCAAGAAGAGTAGTTAGTAGTAGTGAGGAGTTTGACAATTGGCCAAGAAAACGCGAGAAGAGTTCATCCAAGAACTTCCAGAGAGCCATGTCTAGAAAGAGCATCAAACTTAATGGCACTATAACTCCTGCAAGGGGAGCAAAGTTTCAGAAGACTGCTTCACCTGCAGCTCGGCATATCAGTCCTTTTACTAttaagaagagaaagaaggtAATACCAAATTTGACAAAGCTTTTTAGGGGAAGAAAAACACTAGGGATACATAGtgaaattaaatagaaaaagtgATAATTATGGCTCTTGATATTTATCACTGCTAAAATTTAGAAGCAGGGAAGAGTGTGTGTGAGGCAACATATCTATTAGTGAGTGTCATGTAATTCCCATCACAGAACCCATGTTCTCACTATGTCCCTTCTTCCCTTccttttaatattatcattcCCACCTGGCTCGAGTGTTTTTCATCATTGTCCCATCCATAACAACGATAAAGGATTTTActactaaaacaatttttatatttttattttggaattgtaaaaaataactGATAATTGATTATTGGTGCATGTGTGGTGCTATTTAgaatgcaaatatttttttttgtccttcgAGGAAAAGGGAAGGATAGAATATAGAATCCAAAATATCCAACTAGCTATTTGTAAGAACTTAATACCAATGAGCCATCATCTCAATGTTACAAAGGGGTTTTATTATGTGTTTTGAAAGCAAAGAGCAGTTCCATTTGTTCAACTTGGAATGCTAAGTAtaggattttctttcttttacatcaaaagtgagatatcttttgttgttCCATTTGTTCAATCCTAAAGGCAATGTGTATGTAAAATGTTTTAAGTCAAGCCTTAACCTCATcaccttaaaacaaaaaaaaaaactaagcatAAGAACCAAAAGTAACTATCATGTTGATTATATGGCTTTTGTCCATGATGTATCCTAAGTACAGAATAATATCATTGATTACTCAGTTCTCCCCTGCAACTTTGGTTAACAAGTGTCTGAGACCAGTTGTTAGAGCTGATGTTGATGGGTTGTATAAGAGTATTGTTGATTTAGACGAAGATTATTGGACAACACAGGAAATAAAGAATAAACTTGTTAATCCTGTGGTTGCTCCACAATTCAAATTAAGCATTCAGCCACTCACAATTTACCATGCCCCCATTCCAGAATTATTTTTGTGAAACTAAGCAAAGAATCAACAGCAATTATAAAATAGAACTTACTTCATGGTATTTAACTTGCACATTTAGGAAAGTAAACAGAGGCGATGAAACATGGACAACTGAGGAGTTGGTTGATCCCATATTTGAGTTAGGAAAAAGTAAAGGATTTGTAAAAGGACCAACAATGCGCATGCCAACTGATGATTTGGTTGTGACGCCTATGTCATCGGATTGTGTTTTATATTTACTAAACCGTATGAAAATTCCTGTTACtcaactctttatttttttattttgtttgctttAAATTTGCAGTAGTATTACCTTAGATTGCTTTAGTTTTACCATGTTGGTGCAGGGTATCAGCATACTACAAGCATCTCTGACCTCAACATCAGCCATAACAACTGGTTTCAGCCactttttaaccaaaattaaggaGGAGAACTGAGTAAACAATGATATTGTTCTGTACTTAAATGCATCCTCCTGGTCAAAAGCCATATAAACAAACATGATAGttacttgtgtttttttttataataattttagttcttttcttttatattatggAATACAGCATACTCAATCTCATTttagattttactgtttatacACATGATCACTTGTCGTGCTGCTTGCTGGATCAcgaatttttgtgtgttttgcTTGAGAGAAGGGATGCCGCGTATTCTCTACTTTTAAGCTTTTCTGATTTcaaaattcttaatttaaaagtttaaaattaaaaaatgattgaagctGTAGTGGAGTCTTATCCCAAAACAGCttcagttttcccttcaccttAAACCATATTGCTGTTGGATCCAAGTAatgtcttgtattttttttttttaaaatactacataaaataaaattgatacttCTTATATTCGTATCGGCCATGTATTAAAACCGTATCGGTGTCCGACACAAATATGACATCTTTAAAATTTGTCATTTTAGTATATCAAGGCTTCATAGACTAAATCttgcaacaaaataaaggaaggagtaaaataaaaaaaaaccctgtTATTACTACCATTTACCAAGAAGGATGAACCCGTACTTAGCCAATGAGTCGGCCACTTGGGTGGCCTCCTCATAGATATGACACCATAAGAAGATGCCACCTTG
This region includes:
- the LOC114384896 gene encoding protein PLASTID MOVEMENT IMPAIRED 2-like isoform X2; this translates as MDGAELGSKRVGSVKAAVNFYDDKKPSSRTRELHRARRDIGRYKESKWTAESVTAQAEPELSNAKKTAEHLSSMIEESSYKAKTQMIDVESLEKRGKSQHGAIVVAKRNENYEYAQVMRELEYLKKELFKLKLDVASVMDQKSRAEKEIEASNSKMLSCLTTAEELRREIEEANEEQVLAELARIEASKELADIEAQREKEANQFSFNLEIARRKLKEAIEEIDESKELEMKLAVTISDVDFLQNELKSVKDMNKRVQGDGSVKQLEGIFRKGEESEYSIVLQTITEELEAARKELALVREEGFQFMASMDVIRNELKHVTAETDRLKKKEGKVDSTVQNLNSKILRAKSKLEAVSAAEEKVRSIVMSLSHTLEKLKTETADAKKENEDVSQEVAASKEEIQKVEFEIDMTEERLQGIMQELEVAKASEALALEKLKTLTETTMRERALTTQHSSMITISKFEYEYLTNHAASAQEIADKKVAAAEAWIEALKASEKEILMETKIAQRELKETKLEQEQEVYTKEKMLSRRVVSSSEEFDNWPRKREKSSSKNFQRAMSRKSIKLNGTITPARGAKFQKTASPAARHISPFTIKKRKKEFRTREVQLGSHTVSSHGYAVARTHKHDWLILLLLVLIVIGLYVIHPFHRFVGKDMMTDLKYPLKSNTVPVWAVPIYAGLLPIVIFVVVYIQRRDVYDLHHAVLCLLFSILITSVFTEAIKNAVGRPRPDFFWRCFPDGKDVYDKWGDVICHGDKKVIKEGYKSFPSGHTSWSFAGLGFLSLYLSGKIKAFDRKGHVAKLCIVFMPLLFASLIGISRVDDYWHHWQDVFAGGLLGWCILTITISFFSSSLSF
- the LOC114384896 gene encoding protein PLASTID MOVEMENT IMPAIRED 2-like isoform X3 encodes the protein MIEESSYKAKTQMIDVESLEKRGKSQHGAIVVAKRNENYEYAQVMRELEYLKKELFKLKLDVASVMDQKSRAEKEIEASNSKMLSCLTTAEELRREIEEANEEQVLAELARIEASKELADIEAQREKEANQFSFNLEIARRKLKEAIEEIDESKELEMKLAVTISDVDFLQNELKSVKDMNKRVQGDGSVKQLEGIFRKGEESEYSIVLQTITEELEAARKELALVREEGFQFMASMDVIRNELKHVTAETDRLKKKEGKVDSTVQNLNSKILRAKSKLEAVSAAEEKVRSIVMSLSHTLEKLKTETADAKKENEDVSQEVAASKEEIQKVEFEIDMTEERLQGIMQELEVAKASEALALEKLKTLTETTMRERALTTQHSSMITISKFEYEYLTNHAASAQEIADKKVAAAEAWIEALKASEKEILMETKIAQRELKETKLEQEQEVYTKEKMLSRRVVSSSEEFDNWPRKREKSSSKNFQRAMSRKSIKLNGTITPARGAKFQKTASPAARHISPFTIKKRKKEFRTREVQLGSHTVSSHGYAVARTHKHDWLILLLLVLIVIGLYVIHPFHRFVGKDMMTDLKYPLKSNTVPVWAVPIYAGLLPIVIFVVVYIQRRDVYDLHHAVLCLLFSILITSVFTEAIKNAVGRPRPDFFWRCFPDGKDVYDKWGDVICHGDKKVIKEGYKSFPSGHTSWSFAGLGFLSLYLSGKIKAFDRKGHVAKLCIVFMPLLFASLIGISRVDDYWHHWQDVFAGGLLGLTVATFCYLQFFPPPYHSEGWGPYAYFRMLEESRGMTQVPTVQNSGQELLAEAQVESQEEQGLHGCMGLTLSRDHNATFDDVESGRG
- the LOC114384896 gene encoding protein PLASTID MOVEMENT IMPAIRED 2-like isoform X1; the encoded protein is MDGAELGSKRVGSVKAAVNFYDDKKPSSRTRELHRARRDIGRYKESKWTAESVTAQAEPELSNAKKTAEHLSSMIEESSYKAKTQMIDVESLEKRGKSQHGAIVVAKRNENYEYAQVMRELEYLKKELFKLKLDVASVMDQKSRAEKEIEASNSKMLSCLTTAEELRREIEEANEEQVLAELARIEASKELADIEAQREKEANQFSFNLEIARRKLKEAIEEIDESKELEMKLAVTISDVDFLQNELKSVKDMNKRVQGDGSVKQLEGIFRKGEESEYSIVLQTITEELEAARKELALVREEGFQFMASMDVIRNELKHVTAETDRLKKKEGKVDSTVQNLNSKILRAKSKLEAVSAAEEKVRSIVMSLSHTLEKLKTETADAKKENEDVSQEVAASKEEIQKVEFEIDMTEERLQGIMQELEVAKASEALALEKLKTLTETTMRERALTTQHSSMITISKFEYEYLTNHAASAQEIADKKVAAAEAWIEALKASEKEILMETKIAQRELKETKLEQEQEVYTKEKMLSRRVVSSSEEFDNWPRKREKSSSKNFQRAMSRKSIKLNGTITPARGAKFQKTASPAARHISPFTIKKRKKEFRTREVQLGSHTVSSHGYAVARTHKHDWLILLLLVLIVIGLYVIHPFHRFVGKDMMTDLKYPLKSNTVPVWAVPIYAGLLPIVIFVVVYIQRRDVYDLHHAVLCLLFSILITSVFTEAIKNAVGRPRPDFFWRCFPDGKDVYDKWGDVICHGDKKVIKEGYKSFPSGHTSWSFAGLGFLSLYLSGKIKAFDRKGHVAKLCIVFMPLLFASLIGISRVDDYWHHWQDVFAGGLLGLTVATFCYLQFFPPPYHSEGWGPYAYFRMLEESRGMTQVPTVQNSGQELLAEAQVESQEEQGLHGCMGLTLSRDHNATFDDVESGRG